A window of the Streptomyces sp. Ag109_O5-10 genome harbors these coding sequences:
- a CDS encoding AraC family transcriptional regulator — MDPVSHLLRLAKVTATLDKRCLLGAATRMDVGKRQILEAQFHVLLEGECQLQVSNMLLDMKPGDFVLIPSGAAHRVITPGRYPEVPTAEVEEEPFITTRSADGGHPVIDLFCGHYAFDPGAGAVLFRTLPDPVHVSFGASAETDTMLRTLSELMRSEAGHKGPGTSVILSAFSTVLLAMVLRSDRGPATGETLWTATSDPHIAEVVQAVLESPGNDWSITRLAQLAAMSRATFLRRFTRETGMTVGVFLARSRVMAAAEILSSTGDTVATVAGLVGYGSESAFSRVFRSEVGMSPAEFRRDQVRRERHLRGIRT, encoded by the coding sequence ATGGATCCGGTAAGTCATCTCCTTCGCCTGGCAAAAGTCACTGCGACGCTCGACAAACGTTGCCTGCTGGGCGCAGCCACCAGGATGGACGTGGGCAAGCGGCAAATCCTTGAAGCGCAGTTCCATGTACTCCTGGAAGGGGAATGCCAGCTGCAAGTTTCCAATATGCTGCTGGATATGAAGCCGGGTGATTTCGTGTTGATTCCCAGTGGGGCGGCACACCGGGTTATTACTCCAGGTAGATATCCTGAGGTTCCGACGGCCGAGGTAGAGGAAGAGCCGTTCATCACCACGCGTAGTGCGGATGGCGGACATCCCGTGATCGACTTGTTCTGTGGGCACTATGCATTCGATCCCGGAGCCGGCGCCGTCTTGTTCCGCACGCTCCCGGATCCCGTCCATGTGTCATTCGGTGCTTCCGCTGAAACTGACACAATGCTGCGAACCCTCAGTGAACTCATGCGCAGCGAGGCCGGACACAAGGGGCCGGGTACGTCGGTGATCCTCTCCGCCTTTTCCACTGTGCTTCTTGCCATGGTTCTTCGATCTGACCGAGGACCCGCGACCGGAGAAACCTTGTGGACCGCGACATCGGACCCTCATATTGCAGAAGTTGTGCAGGCAGTCCTGGAAAGTCCGGGAAATGATTGGTCCATCACGCGGCTCGCGCAGCTAGCAGCTATGTCGCGAGCGACTTTCCTGCGACGCTTCACGAGGGAGACTGGAATGACAGTCGGTGTCTTTCTCGCACGGTCGCGCGTGATGGCAGCGGCGGAGATTCTGTCATCTACGGGAGACACGGTTGCCACCGTCGCGGGCCTTGTCGGATACGGATCCGAGTCCGCCTTTTCTCGCGTCTTCCGATCCGAAGTCGGGATGTCTCCCGCAGAGTTCCGGCGCGACCAGGTTCGACGAGAGAGGCATCTCCGTGGAATCAGGACGTGA
- a CDS encoding carboxymuconolactone decarboxylase family protein, producing the protein MTMLMPVTPDEAADEVADLYTQMRKTFGAIPNMAQYMASSPAVLKAWLALAGALKEGVLPPAVRERLALSSAEYNRCTYCLSAHNFLAKNVTKVDEAEISMARDAASSDPHTDAILKLSDAISRGRGSVADEDVRKARHAGVTDAQIAEVIGNIALNTLTNYFNRFNDTPNEYPDLVTPR; encoded by the coding sequence ATGACCATGCTCATGCCGGTCACACCGGACGAGGCAGCCGACGAGGTCGCGGACCTCTATACCCAGATGCGGAAGACCTTCGGCGCCATCCCGAACATGGCCCAGTACATGGCCAGCAGCCCGGCCGTTCTCAAGGCATGGCTCGCACTGGCCGGAGCCCTGAAGGAGGGCGTCCTGCCGCCAGCGGTCCGTGAGCGGCTGGCTCTGAGCAGTGCCGAGTACAACCGGTGCACCTACTGCCTGTCGGCCCACAACTTCCTCGCGAAGAACGTCACCAAGGTGGACGAAGCCGAGATCTCGATGGCCCGGGACGCCGCCTCCAGCGACCCTCACACGGACGCCATCCTCAAACTCTCCGACGCCATCTCCCGGGGCCGCGGTTCGGTCGCCGACGAAGACGTCCGAAAGGCCCGGCACGCCGGGGTCACGGACGCGCAGATAGCCGAGGTGATCGGCAACATCGCGCTCAATACCCTGACCAATTACTTCAACCGGTTCAATGACACCCCCAACGAGTACCCCGACCTCGTCACGCCTCGGTAG